A stretch of Dyella sp. BiH032 DNA encodes these proteins:
- a CDS encoding beta-ketoacyl synthase chain length factor, giving the protein MIALRIAAWRAWAPSLTDEAAWQAWAREPWAPADQGEQPDCAFLPPMQRRRLSRMARMALETAWPLCDDDEQLPLVFASRHGETQRTYALLGDVADGQPLSPTSFGLSVHNAIAGQWSILRGQRGEASAIAGEADTFEHAMLEAATLLDGGASAVLVVLAEERPPAAYDDWIDDVPFSYAVALRIGPADVQDSTPNGTAWTLQLDRNTDDAPAAWPHALSFLRALYARAPLTHAWKRRRWIWQPMP; this is encoded by the coding sequence ATGATCGCGCTGCGTATCGCCGCATGGCGCGCGTGGGCGCCTTCGCTGACCGACGAGGCGGCCTGGCAGGCCTGGGCGCGCGAGCCGTGGGCGCCGGCGGACCAGGGCGAGCAGCCCGACTGCGCCTTCCTGCCGCCGATGCAGCGGCGCCGGCTGAGCCGGATGGCGCGCATGGCGCTGGAAACGGCCTGGCCGCTCTGCGACGACGACGAACAGCTGCCGCTGGTGTTCGCCTCGCGCCACGGCGAAACCCAGCGCACCTATGCCTTGCTCGGCGACGTGGCGGACGGCCAGCCGTTGTCGCCGACGTCATTCGGCCTGTCGGTGCACAACGCCATCGCGGGACAATGGTCGATCCTGCGCGGCCAGCGTGGCGAGGCCAGCGCGATCGCCGGCGAGGCCGACACGTTCGAGCACGCCATGCTGGAAGCGGCGACGCTGCTCGACGGCGGCGCGTCCGCCGTCTTGGTGGTGCTGGCGGAGGAGCGCCCACCCGCCGCCTACGATGACTGGATCGATGATGTGCCGTTCTCTTACGCGGTGGCTTTGCGCATCGGCCCCGCCGATGTGCAGGACAGCACGCCGAACGGAACCGCCTGGACGCTGCAGCTTGACCGCAACACGGACGACGCGCCGGCGGCATGGCCGCACGCGCTCTCCTTCCTGCGCGCGCTGTATGCGCGCGCCCCGCTTACTCACGCCTGGAAACGACGCCGATGGATCTGGCAGCCGATGCCCTGA
- a CDS encoding Glu/Leu/Phe/Val dehydrogenase dimerization domain-containing protein: protein MIFETIANTGHEEVVFCHNKDAGLKAIIAIHNTVLGPALGGLRMWPYKTEQDAVNDVLRLSRGMTYKNAVAGLNLGGGKAVIIGDPSKDKSEALFRAFGRFVNSLNGRYITAEDVGIDVNDMEYVFRETEYVTGVHQVHGGSGDPSPFTAFGTLQGLMAALQVKHGNEDVGKYSYAVQGCGHVGSEFIKLLREQGAKVFVTDINKDAVQRCVDELGCEAVGLDEIYDVDADVYSPCALGGTLNEQTIDRIKAKIICGAANNQLATDSIGDELTRRGVLYAPDYAVNAGGVMNVSLEIDGYNRERAMRMMRTIYYNLGRIFEISKTENVPTYKAADRLAEERISSIGKIKLPHMGNGAPRFAGRMRGQ, encoded by the coding sequence ATGATTTTCGAAACCATCGCCAATACGGGTCACGAAGAAGTCGTCTTCTGCCACAACAAGGACGCCGGCCTGAAGGCCATCATCGCGATCCACAACACGGTGCTGGGCCCGGCGCTCGGCGGCCTGCGCATGTGGCCGTACAAGACCGAGCAGGATGCGGTCAATGACGTGCTGCGCCTGTCGCGCGGCATGACCTACAAGAACGCCGTGGCCGGCCTCAACCTGGGCGGCGGCAAGGCGGTGATCATCGGCGATCCGTCGAAGGACAAGTCGGAGGCGCTGTTCCGCGCGTTCGGCCGCTTCGTCAACTCGCTCAACGGCCGCTACATCACGGCCGAGGACGTCGGCATCGACGTCAACGACATGGAATATGTGTTCCGCGAGACCGAATACGTGACCGGCGTGCACCAGGTGCATGGCGGCTCGGGCGACCCCTCGCCGTTCACCGCATTCGGCACCCTGCAGGGTCTGATGGCCGCGCTGCAGGTCAAGCACGGCAACGAAGACGTGGGCAAGTACAGCTACGCCGTGCAGGGCTGCGGCCACGTGGGCAGCGAGTTCATCAAGCTGCTGCGCGAACAGGGCGCCAAGGTGTTCGTCACCGACATCAACAAGGACGCGGTGCAGCGCTGCGTGGACGAACTCGGCTGCGAAGCCGTGGGCCTGGACGAGATCTACGACGTCGACGCCGACGTGTACTCGCCCTGCGCGCTGGGCGGCACGCTCAACGAGCAGACCATCGACCGCATCAAGGCGAAGATCATCTGCGGCGCCGCCAACAACCAGCTGGCCACCGATTCGATCGGCGACGAACTGACCCGCCGCGGCGTGCTGTATGCGCCGGATTACGCGGTGAACGCGGGCGGCGTAATGAACGTGTCGCTGGAGATCGACGGCTACAACCGTGAGCGCGCGATGCGCATGATGCGCACGATCTACTACAACCTGGGCCGCATCTTCGAGATTTCGAAGACGGAGAATGTGCCGACGTACAAGGCGGCGGATCGCCTGGCGGAGGAGCGCATTTCCTCGATCGGCAAGATCAAGCTGCCGCACATGGGGAATGGGGCGCCGCGGTTTGCTGGTCGCATGCGCGGGCAGTAA
- a CDS encoding MMPL family transporter has translation MTASSPPPRLAGTAAFVVAVLSVILLGGWLLFGRGESPIQTDLLALLPATERQPLAEDAVERLAHASGDRMVLLVEHADDAVAKQAARDLGRRLAAERVFANVTAELPPFDLRELVAPYLAHRFHLLSDADRESLARADTDPAQALARRLNEPFLAGVGTDLRDDPFGWLQHWLDQQPWNRSPLLPEDDLLTAHQDGRTYVMVIATLRGSAYDDRVQRQALAALARAESATVQTHPGTALLRTGAVFHAAAARTSAERDVHVVGLASTLGIALLLVWTYRSPRPLLLAFLSTAIGVACALTVTLLVFGRIHLLTLVFGAALLGEAVDYSIQYLCARANAGPAWEPARGLRQVRPALLLALATSLLGYALLGLVPFPALRQMACFAMAGMSAACLSVFLLLPALLRRPARRPLALSLVWIARRLQHGAGQLGHGRTAVAAFALALAFALPGWWRLSHDDDIRLLIAPPTELTRQEARIAQIAGVGGGGQFFLVEGDSAEQVLQRGEALEARLRSLAAAGKLDGWLGMAAMLPSLQRQQTDHAALAPLFADRAALLALMTQAGLRAEAAEAYLDAWPGRPLDVAEWLKLPASRPYRYLWMDEGARGLASIVLPQGAFDAVALRAAAEGLPGVSFVDKPTSISALFGRYREYASLWLAAATAAVAAAFAWRYRRAAPRVLVPPLLGIGLTLAALGWLDQPLTLFHWMALMLVLGVGANYAVFLHEGEPHAAHVPGAAYAGVLLSAVTALLSFGLLALSSMPALRHFGITLLLGIGFTALAVPVVRPVREYVPA, from the coding sequence ATGACTGCGTCTTCCCCGCCGCCTCGCCTGGCCGGCACGGCCGCTTTTGTCGTAGCCGTGCTGTCGGTGATCCTGCTGGGCGGCTGGCTGCTGTTCGGCCGCGGGGAATCCCCGATCCAGACCGATCTGCTGGCGCTGCTGCCGGCGACCGAGCGCCAGCCGCTGGCCGAGGACGCGGTGGAACGCCTGGCGCATGCCAGCGGCGACCGCATGGTGCTGTTGGTGGAACACGCGGACGACGCCGTCGCAAAGCAGGCGGCCCGCGACCTCGGCCGCCGCCTCGCCGCTGAGCGCGTCTTCGCGAACGTCACCGCCGAGCTGCCGCCGTTCGATCTGCGCGAATTAGTCGCGCCGTACCTGGCCCATCGCTTTCATCTGCTGAGCGATGCCGACCGCGAGTCACTCGCCCGGGCCGATACCGATCCCGCGCAGGCGTTGGCGCGCCGGCTCAACGAACCGTTCCTGGCGGGCGTCGGCACGGACTTGCGCGACGATCCGTTCGGCTGGCTGCAGCACTGGCTCGACCAGCAGCCATGGAACCGCTCGCCGCTGCTGCCGGAAGACGACCTGCTCACCGCGCATCAGGACGGACGCACCTACGTGATGGTGATCGCCACCCTGCGCGGCTCAGCCTACGACGATCGCGTGCAGCGCCAGGCGCTCGCTGCGCTGGCGAGGGCGGAATCGGCGACGGTGCAAACGCATCCCGGCACCGCACTGCTGCGCACCGGCGCCGTATTCCATGCGGCCGCAGCCCGCACGAGTGCGGAACGCGACGTACACGTGGTCGGCCTGGCTTCCACGCTGGGCATTGCGCTGCTGCTGGTGTGGACCTACCGTTCGCCGCGGCCGCTGCTGCTCGCCTTCCTGTCCACCGCGATCGGGGTGGCCTGTGCGCTCACCGTCACCCTGCTGGTGTTCGGGCGCATCCATCTGCTCACCCTGGTATTCGGCGCGGCGCTGCTGGGCGAAGCTGTCGACTACTCGATCCAGTACCTGTGCGCGCGCGCCAATGCCGGGCCGGCCTGGGAGCCGGCGCGCGGCTTGCGCCAGGTGCGGCCGGCGCTGCTGCTGGCGCTCGCGACCTCGCTGCTGGGCTATGCCCTGCTCGGCCTGGTGCCGTTCCCGGCACTGCGGCAGATGGCCTGCTTCGCCATGGCCGGCATGAGCGCCGCCTGCCTCAGCGTGTTCCTGCTCCTGCCGGCGCTGCTGCGGCGTCCCGCGCGGCGGCCGCTCGCGCTGTCGCTGGTGTGGATCGCACGCCGCCTGCAGCATGGCGCCGGACAGCTGGGACACGGCCGCACCGCCGTGGCGGCCTTCGCGCTGGCGCTCGCCTTCGCGCTGCCCGGCTGGTGGCGGTTGTCCCACGACGACGACATCCGCCTGCTGATCGCGCCGCCGACCGAACTCACGCGGCAAGAAGCGCGCATCGCGCAGATCGCCGGCGTCGGCGGCGGCGGCCAGTTCTTCCTGGTCGAGGGTGACAGCGCGGAACAGGTCCTGCAGCGCGGCGAGGCGCTGGAAGCGCGGCTGCGGTCGCTCGCCGCGGCGGGCAAGCTCGATGGCTGGCTCGGCATGGCCGCCATGCTGCCGTCGCTGCAGCGTCAGCAGACTGACCATGCCGCGTTGGCGCCATTGTTCGCCGACCGCGCGGCACTGCTCGCGCTGATGACGCAGGCGGGACTGCGCGCCGAGGCGGCCGAAGCCTATCTCGATGCGTGGCCCGGTCGCCCGCTCGATGTCGCCGAATGGCTGAAGCTGCCCGCCAGCAGGCCGTACCGCTATCTGTGGATGGACGAAGGCGCGCGCGGCCTGGCGTCCATCGTGCTGCCGCAAGGCGCGTTCGATGCTGTCGCACTGCGCGCCGCCGCGGAAGGACTGCCGGGCGTGTCCTTCGTGGACAAGCCAACCAGCATCTCCGCCCTGTTCGGCCGCTATCGCGAGTACGCCAGCCTGTGGCTCGCCGCCGCCACGGCGGCGGTGGCCGCGGCCTTCGCCTGGCGCTATCGCCGCGCGGCACCGCGCGTGCTGGTGCCGCCGCTGCTCGGCATCGGGCTGACCCTGGCCGCACTCGGCTGGCTGGACCAGCCGCTGACGCTGTTCCACTGGATGGCGCTGATGCTGGTGCTCGGCGTCGGCGCCAACTATGCCGTATTCCTGCATGAGGGCGAGCCGCACGCGGCGCACGTGCCGGGCGCGGCCTATGCGGGCGTGCTGCTGTCGGCAGTCACCGCCCTGCTTTCCTTCGGCCTGCTGGCGCTGAGCTCGATGCCGGCGCTGCGGCATTTCGGCATCACCCTGTTGCTGGGCATCGGCTTCACCGCGCTGGCGGTGCCGGTGGTCCGGCCTGTTCGCGAGTACGTACCGGCATGA
- a CDS encoding glycosyltransferase family 2 protein: MHARPGAAEAFSPCAVIPIYNHKDTIAATVRALRAHGLPVLVVDDGSDAATRAVLDALAAEQGIRLLRLPENQGKGRALTAGLVAAHEAGHTHALQIDADGQHDVADVPRFLAEAQADPRAMVCGKPVYDDSVPRARLYGRYVTHFFVWVETLSLDIQDSMCGYRLYPLAPTRAEIARKPLPARMDFDTEIAVRLYWRGVPVRNLPTRVIYPENGLSHFRMWRDNLRISAMHTRLLLGMLPRIPLLLWRRLRREEAPCAA; encoded by the coding sequence ATGCACGCCCGTCCCGGCGCCGCCGAGGCGTTCTCGCCCTGCGCGGTGATTCCCATCTACAACCACAAGGACACCATCGCGGCCACCGTGAGGGCGTTGCGTGCGCACGGCCTGCCCGTGCTGGTGGTGGATGACGGCAGCGATGCGGCCACCCGGGCGGTGCTGGACGCGCTCGCCGCGGAGCAAGGCATCCGCCTCCTGCGCCTGCCGGAGAACCAGGGCAAGGGGCGCGCGCTTACTGCCGGCCTGGTCGCCGCGCACGAAGCCGGCCATACGCATGCGCTGCAGATCGACGCCGACGGCCAGCACGACGTGGCCGACGTGCCGCGCTTCCTGGCCGAGGCCCAGGCCGACCCGCGCGCGATGGTGTGCGGCAAACCGGTATACGACGACAGCGTGCCGCGCGCGCGGCTGTACGGCCGCTATGTCACCCACTTCTTCGTATGGGTGGAAACGCTGTCGCTGGACATCCAGGATTCGATGTGCGGCTACCGCCTCTACCCGCTGGCGCCCACCCGCGCGGAAATCGCGCGCAAGCCGCTGCCGGCGCGGATGGATTTCGACACCGAGATCGCCGTGCGCCTGTACTGGCGCGGCGTGCCCGTGCGCAACCTGCCCACGCGGGTGATCTATCCGGAGAACGGCCTGTCGCATTTCCGCATGTGGCGCGACAACCTGCGTATCTCGGCCATGCACACCCGCCTGCTGCTGGGCATGCTGCCGCGCATCCCGCTGCTGTTGTGGCGCCGGCTGCGCCGCGAGGAAGCACCATGCGCCGCCTGA
- a CDS encoding outer membrane lipoprotein carrier protein LolA: MRRLIAVLLGWCAALVAHAQSPDLLRQVLDELSTHAAVRADFTQTRENPALAQPQTSTGKLLFVLGRGMLWQIEAPYRETLALAGERTARVGDDGRPQAARGDRGVAQVSQMLQGMLSGKPDEALRQFDVRAEGSRAQWTLHFTPRQARMARVLRRIELRGGEYLEGIAVELESGESTRIQFADTREAGPLSPLEKRALGMPP, from the coding sequence ATGCGCCGCCTGATCGCCGTCCTGCTGGGTTGGTGCGCGGCCCTGGTCGCGCACGCCCAGTCGCCCGACCTGCTGCGCCAGGTGCTCGACGAACTGAGCACCCACGCTGCCGTGCGCGCCGACTTCACGCAGACGCGCGAGAACCCCGCGCTGGCGCAGCCGCAGACCAGTACCGGCAAGCTCTTGTTCGTGCTCGGCCGCGGCATGCTGTGGCAGATCGAAGCCCCCTATCGCGAAACCCTGGCCCTGGCCGGCGAGCGGACCGCGCGCGTCGGCGACGATGGCCGGCCGCAAGCGGCGCGCGGCGACCGCGGCGTGGCCCAGGTCTCGCAGATGCTGCAGGGCATGCTCTCCGGCAAGCCGGACGAAGCGCTGCGCCAGTTCGACGTCCGCGCCGAAGGCAGCCGTGCGCAGTGGACGCTGCACTTCACGCCGCGGCAGGCGCGCATGGCGCGCGTGCTCCGCCGCATCGAACTGCGCGGCGGCGAGTACCTGGAAGGCATTGCGGTGGAGCTGGAGAGCGGCGAGAGCACGCGCATCCAGTTCGCCGACACGCGCGAGGCCGGCCCGCTCAGCCCGCTGGAGAAGCGTGCCCTGGGCATGCCGCCATGA
- a CDS encoding beta-ketoacyl-ACP synthase has protein sequence MKRVVITGIGGVTPLGHDWAAISSRLRAYRNAVRYMPEWDYFDALNGRLGCPVDDFELPGWPRKQVRSMGRVAQLAVAASERALRDAGLEGNALIRDGRMGVAYGSSGGSVEPIGAMGHMLNTGSMQGVTATSYIQMMAHTTAVNVGVFFGLKGRIVPTSSACTSGSQAIGYGYEAIQQGKQTLMLCGGAEELSGPGAAVFDTLFATSTRNDAAQLTPRPFDRKRDGLVVGEGAVTLVLEEYEHAKARGARIYAEIVGFGCNSDGAHITQPTRETMAVAMRMALDDAGLAPEAIGYVSAHGTATDRGDVAESHATASVLGERVPVSSMKSYVGHTLGACGALESWWAIEMMRERWFAPTINLDEVDPECAALDYVVGEGRTIDTAYVMNNNFAFGGINTSLIFKAVHA, from the coding sequence ATGAAGCGCGTCGTGATCACCGGCATCGGCGGCGTCACGCCGCTGGGCCACGATTGGGCCGCGATTTCGTCGCGCCTGCGCGCCTACCGCAATGCAGTGCGCTACATGCCGGAGTGGGACTACTTCGATGCGCTCAACGGCCGGCTCGGTTGCCCCGTCGACGATTTCGAACTGCCCGGCTGGCCGCGCAAGCAGGTGCGCTCGATGGGCCGCGTAGCGCAACTGGCGGTGGCCGCCAGCGAGCGAGCGCTGCGCGACGCGGGGCTGGAGGGTAACGCGCTCATCCGCGACGGCCGCATGGGCGTGGCTTACGGCTCCTCCGGCGGCAGCGTCGAGCCGATCGGCGCCATGGGCCACATGCTCAACACCGGCTCCATGCAGGGCGTGACCGCCACCAGCTACATCCAGATGATGGCGCACACCACCGCGGTGAACGTCGGCGTGTTCTTCGGCCTGAAGGGCCGCATCGTGCCCACTTCCAGCGCCTGCACTTCCGGCAGCCAGGCGATCGGCTACGGCTACGAGGCGATCCAGCAGGGTAAGCAGACGCTGATGCTGTGCGGTGGCGCGGAGGAACTCTCCGGGCCCGGCGCGGCCGTGTTCGACACGCTGTTCGCCACCAGCACGCGCAACGATGCCGCGCAGCTGACGCCGCGCCCGTTCGATCGCAAGCGCGACGGTCTGGTGGTCGGCGAGGGCGCGGTGACGCTCGTGCTGGAGGAATACGAGCACGCCAAGGCACGCGGCGCGCGCATCTATGCGGAGATCGTCGGCTTCGGCTGCAATTCCGACGGCGCGCACATCACCCAGCCGACGCGCGAGACCATGGCCGTGGCCATGCGCATGGCCCTGGACGACGCCGGCCTGGCGCCGGAGGCGATCGGCTACGTCAGCGCGCACGGCACCGCTACCGACCGTGGCGACGTGGCCGAGAGCCACGCCACTGCCAGCGTGCTGGGCGAGCGTGTGCCGGTCAGTTCGATGAAGAGCTACGTGGGCCACACGCTCGGTGCCTGCGGCGCGCTGGAGTCGTGGTGGGCGATCGAGATGATGCGCGAGCGCTGGTTCGCGCCGACGATCAACCTCGACGAGGTCGATCCCGAATGCGCGGCGCTGGATTACGTCGTCGGCGAAGGCCGCACGATCGACACCGCGTATGTCATGAACAACAATTTCGCGTTCGGCGGCATCAATACCTCCCTCATCTTCAAGGCCGTGCACGCATGA
- a CDS encoding beta-ketoacyl synthase N-terminal-like domain-containing protein gives MSAVPARASLPRVVVTGMGAVSCAGAGVSSLRAALREGRGGIRHMERLAALGMRCQVGGPVDESVLDEPSRKLRRFLPANALYGWHAMREAIAQAGLDETRLRSPRCGLVLGGGAALSEHEAALDSFRTRGIAKLSPFIVPRGMSSALAASLAHAFDIGGRSHVVSSACTSGALAIGQAMELIQLGRQDVVLCGGSEELHDTTALWFEAMGALSVNSNEDPAAASRPYDIDRDGIVLAAGAGVLVLESLEHAQARGAAILAELGGYGAATDPASMVGPGAEGIARAMREAMDDAGTLPDYINTHACSTPQGDLAEWEAIAAVFAERGATVPPLSSIKGLIGHAPGAAGALDAIAGLLMLREGFLAPGTRIAAPDPAFAGAPLVRSIEERRIGSVLSNSFGFGGSCASLLFRSFEGARA, from the coding sequence ATGAGCGCCGTACCGGCCCGCGCCTCCCTGCCCCGCGTCGTGGTGACCGGCATGGGCGCGGTGTCCTGCGCGGGTGCCGGCGTTTCCTCGCTGCGCGCCGCGCTGCGCGAAGGCCGCGGCGGCATCCGCCACATGGAGCGCCTGGCCGCGCTGGGCATGCGCTGCCAGGTTGGCGGGCCGGTGGACGAAAGCGTGCTGGACGAGCCGTCGCGCAAGCTGCGCCGCTTCCTGCCGGCCAATGCGCTCTACGGTTGGCATGCCATGCGCGAAGCGATCGCGCAGGCGGGCCTCGACGAGACAAGACTGCGCTCGCCGCGCTGCGGCCTCGTGCTGGGCGGCGGTGCCGCACTGAGCGAACACGAGGCGGCGCTGGACAGTTTTCGCACGCGCGGCATCGCCAAGCTGTCACCGTTCATCGTGCCGCGCGGGATGAGCAGCGCGCTGGCCGCGAGCCTCGCGCATGCCTTCGACATCGGCGGGCGCAGCCATGTCGTCAGTTCGGCCTGCACCAGCGGCGCGCTCGCGATCGGCCAGGCGATGGAATTGATCCAGCTCGGCCGCCAGGATGTGGTGCTCTGCGGCGGCAGCGAAGAACTGCACGACACCACCGCGCTGTGGTTCGAGGCAATGGGCGCGCTATCGGTCAACAGCAACGAGGATCCGGCCGCCGCCTCGCGCCCTTATGACATCGACCGCGACGGCATCGTGCTCGCCGCTGGCGCGGGCGTGCTGGTACTGGAATCGCTGGAGCATGCCCAGGCGCGCGGTGCCGCGATCCTGGCCGAGCTCGGCGGTTATGGTGCGGCCACCGATCCGGCCAGCATGGTCGGCCCCGGCGCCGAGGGCATCGCGCGCGCCATGCGCGAGGCGATGGACGACGCGGGCACGCTGCCGGACTACATCAACACGCACGCCTGTTCCACCCCGCAGGGCGATCTCGCCGAGTGGGAGGCGATCGCCGCGGTGTTCGCCGAGCGCGGCGCAACGGTGCCGCCGCTGTCGTCGATCAAAGGCCTGATCGGCCACGCGCCCGGCGCCGCCGGCGCGCTGGACGCGATCGCCGGCCTGCTGATGCTGCGCGAAGGTTTTCTCGCGCCCGGCACGCGCATCGCCGCGCCGGACCCGGCCTTCGCCGGCGCCCCGCTGGTTCGTTCGATCGAGGAGCGCCGGATCGGCAGCGTGCTGTCCAACAGCTTCGGCTTCGGCGGAAGCTGTGCTTCGCTGCTGTTCCGTTCCTTCGAAGGAGCGCGCGCATGA
- a CDS encoding acyl carrier protein — translation MSTIMASGISDEDILARLRQVLLDTFEIEPARVTPAAHLFTDLELDSIDAVDLAIHVQDMTGTRIKPEDFKSVRTVGDVVATVKSLLER, via the coding sequence ATGAGCACGATCATGGCCAGCGGCATCAGCGACGAGGACATCCTTGCCCGCCTGCGGCAGGTGCTGCTCGATACCTTCGAGATCGAGCCGGCCCGCGTCACGCCGGCCGCGCATCTGTTCACCGACCTGGAGCTGGACAGTATCGACGCCGTCGACCTGGCCATCCACGTCCAGGACATGACCGGCACCCGCATCAAGCCCGAGGACTTCAAGAGCGTGCGCACCGTGGGCGACGTGGTCGCCACGGTGAAGTCGCTGCTCGAGCGCTGA
- the yccS gene encoding YccS family putative transporter, with amino-acid sequence MTPTPPPASLQLWRRLRGSDRYAECLRVLLGLGGVALYCLAQNRFADAIPALLGVIACALAETEDHWRSRLGTLLVTLACFAIAASSVQVLMPHPVLFAVGLPLATFALVMLGAVSHRYATIAGSTLLLSVYTMIGSEAVTHSGTLREPALLLAGAAWYGVLSLLWSALSPQQAVRHALARTFEALAGYLDGKAALFAPLPGVDREALQLDLARRNEKVVQALNETRLILIDRIGPRRPRGPTAERLKLYFAAQDIHERISSSHHPYDALAEAFFHSDVLFRCEHMLRRHAALCRQRAETLRLRMPPQAADDARAALDDVRDAVAFLHAQAAPPPSHLLRSLDALLRNMEAIQSLLEREKPSAGPRLGDESALQDPGPATVGEAWERIRIQFTPGSFRFRHALRLALALLAGYGVLRVVHPQNGYWILLTTLLVCQPSYGATRRRLLQRMAGTLAGLVAGWAALRLLPFGPAQVPLLIVAGVVFFAARQRRYTLATAAITLFVVLCFNQVGNGYEVMWPRLLDTFIGVGIAALAIHFVLPDWQGRRLGLVLADTVRCEARYLAGILEQYAHGRRDDLPYRIARRDAHNADANLSGVLSNMLREPGRHRQGSETLLRFLGAAHGLLGHLSALGANRQTLADGPARETALRTGAQVVSSLERLADELAAEGEPAASDAPAGAESGEACGDEATRLVLSQLSLILAQRDRLAALARELRTA; translated from the coding sequence GTGACCCCAACACCCCCACCCGCATCCCTCCAACTCTGGCGCCGCCTCCGCGGCTCCGACCGCTACGCCGAATGCCTGCGCGTCCTGCTCGGACTGGGCGGTGTCGCCCTCTACTGCCTCGCCCAGAACCGCTTCGCCGACGCCATCCCTGCCCTGCTCGGCGTCATCGCCTGCGCCCTTGCGGAAACCGAAGACCATTGGCGCAGCCGCCTGGGCACTCTCCTGGTGACGCTCGCCTGCTTCGCCATCGCCGCTTCGTCCGTGCAGGTGCTGATGCCGCATCCCGTGCTGTTCGCGGTCGGCCTGCCACTGGCGACGTTCGCGCTGGTCATGCTCGGCGCGGTCAGTCATCGCTACGCCACCATCGCCGGCTCCACGCTGCTGCTGTCGGTCTACACGATGATCGGCTCGGAAGCGGTGACGCACAGCGGGACACTGCGCGAGCCCGCGCTGCTGCTGGCGGGCGCGGCCTGGTACGGCGTGCTGTCGCTGCTGTGGAGCGCGCTGTCGCCGCAGCAGGCGGTGCGCCATGCCTTGGCACGTACGTTTGAGGCACTGGCCGGCTATCTCGACGGCAAGGCCGCGTTGTTCGCGCCGCTGCCCGGCGTGGATCGGGAGGCCCTGCAGCTGGACCTGGCCAGGCGCAACGAGAAAGTGGTGCAGGCGCTCAACGAGACGCGGCTGATCCTGATCGATCGCATCGGACCGCGCCGTCCGCGCGGCCCCACGGCGGAACGGCTGAAGCTCTACTTTGCAGCCCAGGACATCCACGAGCGCATCAGTTCCTCGCACCACCCCTATGACGCGCTGGCCGAGGCGTTCTTCCACAGCGACGTGCTGTTCCGCTGCGAACACATGCTCAGGCGCCATGCCGCACTATGTCGGCAGCGCGCGGAAACGTTGCGCCTGCGCATGCCGCCGCAGGCCGCGGACGATGCACGCGCCGCGCTCGACGACGTGCGCGATGCGGTGGCGTTCCTGCACGCGCAGGCCGCACCGCCGCCGTCGCACCTGCTGCGCTCGCTCGATGCGCTCCTGCGCAACATGGAGGCGATCCAGTCGCTGCTGGAACGGGAGAAGCCGTCCGCGGGCCCGCGTCTCGGCGACGAAAGCGCCCTGCAGGACCCGGGGCCGGCCACCGTCGGCGAGGCCTGGGAGCGCATCCGCATCCAGTTCACGCCGGGCTCGTTCCGCTTTCGCCATGCGCTACGCCTGGCCCTGGCGCTGCTGGCCGGCTACGGCGTGCTGCGCGTGGTGCATCCGCAGAACGGGTACTGGATCCTGCTGACTACGCTGCTGGTCTGCCAACCGAGCTACGGCGCGACGCGGCGGCGGCTGCTCCAGCGCATGGCCGGCACGCTTGCGGGCCTGGTCGCGGGCTGGGCGGCGTTGCGCCTGCTGCCGTTCGGACCGGCGCAGGTGCCACTGCTGATCGTGGCCGGCGTGGTGTTCTTCGCCGCGCGCCAGCGCCGCTATACCTTGGCCACGGCGGCGATCACGCTGTTCGTGGTGCTGTGCTTCAACCAGGTGGGCAACGGCTACGAGGTGATGTGGCCGCGTCTGCTCGACACGTTCATCGGGGTGGGCATCGCCGCGCTGGCGATCCACTTCGTACTGCCGGATTGGCAGGGGCGGCGGCTCGGTCTGGTGCTCGCGGACACGGTGCGCTGCGAGGCGCGCTATCTGGCCGGGATCCTGGAGCAGTACGCGCACGGCCGGCGCGACGACCTTCCCTATCGCATCGCGCGGCGCGATGCGCACAACGCGGATGCCAATCTCAGCGGCGTGCTGTCCAACATGCTGCGCGAGCCGGGGCGGCACCGCCAGGGCAGCGAAACGCTGCTGCGGTTCCTGGGCGCGGCGCACGGCCTGCTCGGGCATCTCTCGGCGCTGGGCGCGAACCGGCAGACCCTGGCCGATGGCCCGGCCCGCGAGACGGCGCTGCGGACCGGCGCACAGGTGGTCAGCTCGCTGGAACGGCTGGCCGACGAGCTGGCGGCCGAAGGCGAACCGGCCGCATCCGACGCACCCGCCGGCGCGGAATCCGGAGAAGCTTGCGGCGACGAGGCAACGCGGCTGGTGCTGAGCCAGCTGTCGTTGATTCTGGCGCAGCGCGACCGGCTGGCTGCATTGGCGCGGGAGCTGCGGACCGCCTGA